Proteins encoded together in one Columba livia isolate bColLiv1 breed racing homer chromosome W unlocalized genomic scaffold, bColLiv1.pat.W.v2 SUPER_W_unloc_5, whole genome shotgun sequence window:
- the LOC135577508 gene encoding T-cell receptor-associated transmembrane adapter 1-like, whose protein sequence is GYYTEDDPVYGNLNQDILEECCYGQMKSQPQRPVNQLQVESAHQMCYASLDHSVKGKRRKPRRKKGPSLEEDEEERSSNPTMMASKVSIYLNSEQLAAENTTNVEAIHDDPMRLMGLIHTTKERTFEVAS, encoded by the exons ggctactacacagaagatgacccagtttatggcaatctcaatcaagatattttag aggaatgttgttacgggcagatgaagtcccagcctcaaaggccagttaaccagctacag GTGGAGTCTGCCCATCAGATGTGTTATGCCTCACTTGATCACAGTGTCAAGGGAAAACGCAGAAAGccgaggagaaagaaaggccctTCAttagaggaggatgaagaagaaagatcatCTAACCCCACCATGATGGCTTCCAAAGTTAGCATTTATCTCAACAGTGAGCAGCTGGCtgctgaaaacacaacaaacgTAGAAGCCATTCATGATGATCCCATGAGATTAATGGGCTTGATTCATACTACAAAGGAGAGAACATTTGAAGTGGCTTCATAA